Part of the Armatimonadota bacterium genome is shown below.
GACGCCATCGTCCTGGAGCTGGGATCGCAACTCGGCGGCGTTGAGGAGGTTGCCGTTGTGCGCGACGGCGATGGGTCCGTAGACGGAATCGACCTGGATGGGCTGGGCGTTTCGGAGGACGCTGGAGCCGGTGGTGGAGTAGCGGGTGTGGCCGATGGCGGCGTGGCCGCGCATACCGGAGAGGACTTCCTCATGGAAGACCTGGGAGACGAGTCCCATCTCTTTGTAGGTGGCGATGGAATCGACATCGGCGACGGAGATTCCGGCGGACTCCTGGCCGCGGTGCTGAAGGGCGAAAAGCCCGAAATATGCCAGGCGGGCGACATCGAGGCCGGGGGCGTGGATGCCGAAGACGCCGCATTCATCATTGGGGTGGTCCATTCTCATAAGTACAGTGTAGCAGGGCTG
Proteins encoded:
- a CDS encoding amidophosphoribosyltransferase (Catalyzes first step of the de novo purine nucleotide biosynthetic pathway), producing the protein MRMDHPNDECGVFGIHAPGLDVARLAYFGLFALQHRGQESAGISVADVDSIATYKEMGLVSQVFHEEVLSGMRGHAAIGHTRYSTTGSSVLRNAQPIQVDSVYGPIAVAHNGNLLNAAELRSQLQDDGV